A genomic window from Vitis riparia cultivar Riparia Gloire de Montpellier isolate 1030 chromosome 18, EGFV_Vit.rip_1.0, whole genome shotgun sequence includes:
- the LOC117907558 gene encoding aspartyl protease AED3 has protein sequence MDIFTAFLFLTLVVSTTKAFDPCASPSSESKGSDLSVIHVYGQCSPFNQHKAGSWVNTVINMASKDPARVTYLSSLVASPKATSVPIASGQQVLNIGNYVVRVKLGTPGQLMFMVLDTSRDAAWVPCADCAGCSSPTFSPNTSSTYASLQCSVPQCTQVRGLSCPTTGAAACFFNQTYGGDSSFSAMLSQDSLGLAADTLPSYSFGCVNAVSGSTLPPQGLLGLGRGPMSLLSQSGSLYSGVFSYCFPSFKSYYFSGSLRLGPLGQPKNIRTTPLLRNPHRPTLYYVNLTGVSVGRVLVPVAPELLAFDPNTGAGTIIDSGTVITRFVEPVYAAIRDEFRKQAKGPFTTIGAFDTCFAATNEDIAPPVTFHFTGMDLKLPVENTLIHSSAGSLACLAMAAAPNNVNSVLNVIANLQQQNLRIMFDVTNSRLGIARELCN, from the coding sequence ATGGATATCTTCACTGCATTTCTCTTCCTCACTCTTGTGGTTTCAACCACCAAAGCTTTTGATCCCTGTGCTTCCCCTTCTTCGGAATCCAAGGGCTCGGATCTTTCGGTGATCCATGTGTATGGCCAATGCTCTCCCTTCAACCAGCACAAGGCTGGGTCCTGGGTGAACACCGTCATCAACATGGCCTCAAAAGACCCAGCACGCGTCACCTACTTGTCCAGCCTAGTTGCATCCCCCAAGGCCACCTCTGTCCCAATTGCGTCTGGGCAACAGGTCCTCAACATTGGCAACTACGTGGTGCGAGTCAAACTGGGCACTCCCGGTCAGCTTATGTTCATGGTTCTTGACACCAGCAGAGACGCCGCATGGGTCCCATGCGCCGACTGCGCCGGCTGCTCCTCCCCCACCTTCTCCCCCAACACTTCTTCCACTTACGCTTCACTCCAATGCTCTGTGCCCCAGTGCACCCAGGTCCGTGGCCTCTCGTGCCCCACCACGGGTGCTGCTGCATGCTTCTTCAACCAAACCTATGGTGGAGATTCCTCCTTCTCCGCCATGCTCTCACAGGATTCTCTCGGCTTGGCGGCTGACACTCTTCCCAGCTACTCTTTCGGCTGCGTCAACGCTGTCTCCGGCTCGACCCTTCCGCCGCAGGGGCTCCTGGGGCTGGGTCGTGGGCCCATGTCGTTGCTCTCACAATCCGGGTCTCTATACTCTGGTGTCTTCTCCTACTGTTTTCCCAGTTTCAAATCATACTACTTCTCTGGCTCCTTACGCCTCGGACCCCTGGGTCAACCCAAGAACATCAGAACCACCCCACTCCTCCGAAACCCGCACCGACCCACTCTCTACTACGTCAACCTAACCGGAGTCAGCGTCGGCCGAGTTTTGGTGCCGGTGGCGCCAGAGCTACTGGCATTTGACCCAAACACCGGCGCCGGTACCATAATTGACTCAGGTACAGTCATAACTCGGTTCGTGGAACCAGTATACGCGGCCATCAGGGACGAATTCAGGAAGCAGGCGAAAGGACCATTTACAACGATAGGGGCATTCGATACGTGTTTCGCAGCAACAAATGAGGACATAGCACCCCCAGTAACGTTCCATTTCACAGGAATGGACCTGAAGTTGCCGGTGGAGAACACACTGATACACAGCAGCGCAGGGTCGTTGGCGTGCTTGGCAATGGCAGCAGCGCCCAACAACGTCAACTCGGTGCTGAACGTTATAGCGAATCTACAGCAGCAGAATCTTAGGATTATGTTTGATGTCACCAACTCTCGTCTGGGAATTGCTCGTGAGCTGTGTAATTAG